TGGTTAACCTCGTCTTACATGTGCTTGTTCCTTACCCTCAGATGGAAACTAGGACTGGAGGTTACATGGTTACAGAACTAATTACCTGCAATGTACTGCTGCCGCTCATAAACAGAGTATCAGACCCGGACTGGCTCAATCAAACCATTGTAGAAATCTTCACCAGGTCCAGAGAATCTCAGGAAATCGACATCAGTACGCTCCCTGAAGCTAAATTGTACAGATGTGAGTTCCAACAGGAGTCCTGGACCACCTGTTGTTCACAGTCCTCTTCTGAGCCACCAGGCATCACCAGCAAAAGCTCCTCAAACCCTGATGACCAGCAGAGTCAGACCACTAATAATGAGTTTGATTCACCACAGAGCAGCATGGTTAGCCTGACATCTGCAGGTAAAGTGGAAAGCTGCTCTGCAGATCTGCTCACACCATGCAAAGTGAACTGCTGTCCACTCACACCTAGCTGTTTCTCCAACTCACTAGAATCCAAAATGTTATTAATGGACTCACTAATTCCGTCAGACTCTGAGGACAATCTGGCTCGAGGCTTTTGTGATTGCGGTCCTCCTACAAACTTCTGCAAAGGGGTTGGTTTAAAACATGATGAGCCCTTTGGGTGCTTTGGTACTCTAAGAACTCTTGGACCAAAGGTTGTGGTGACAGAGAACTCCCAGTGGCCAGCAGGCATAGCCCAAGACAAAGTGCCAACATGTCCTCCAAGAAAGCTTTGTCTAACCTCCTACAACTTTGATAATCCTAACAACATGGCTGCACCTGTAAAAATCCAGAATGTGCAAATAACTGGTACTATCAACACCAAGGAGCAGCGAGGCACTGGCACACATCCCTATACCCTCTACACTGTAAAGGTAACACCTCCTTCATTCTGCACTTATAGGGTTAGtgtgtttattattatataaagcAATGTTTGTAACATATGTAATGCAAAGTATTATTTTGGACAGagccagcagaaaaaaaaaaacaaaaaaaactttaaatttcaCTATCGTTCCAAGTAGTGTTGTATTTTAAGAGTAGGTTCACCAATTTTCTATGCCACCAGATTCATTTGAAACGAACAGAAAGTTTACCTCTGGGAACAGGGGAGTTGGTCTATTGTTgatttaattgtttatttttacttacatgtgAGACAAATAGAACATTATAACCAATTCAGTACCCATCAGAAAAGCTTTCATATAACAGTATGATTGTTAGAGTGGATCCAACCAACTTACAATGGTAAACCCAGAATTCCTTTCtctaaaattactgtttttgtCCAGATCTGGAGACTGAAGTGGGCGATATGAATAGCTTCAGTTCCCCACCGGAGACAGCTATCAGTGAACACATAGCAAACACTTTCCCCATGTCCGTTGCTTAGCTTGTGGGTCAGTGCTTTTGTGTTCTTCTCCATTGCATTGTATCAACTGTAATAACACTTTCATTTCTACCTTTGGTTTCCTAGTTTGAGACATCTGACTCTGAAAATGGAGCAACTTTGCAACCTCCGACCAGTCACACTGTCAACCGGCGATACAGTGAATTCCTCAACTTGCAAACTCGGTTAGAGGAGAAGTCTGATGTCAAGAAATTCATTAAGAGTGAGATTCTATCACCACCATTAATAATACTGAACTGTTGATGCAAGACAAACACTTCATTCTTAGTCAATGGTATGTCTTTCAGATGTCAAAGGGCCAAAGAGAATCTTCCCTGACCTGTCATTTGGAAATCCAGACAATGACAAGGTTGAAAGTCGTAAAAACCAGCTGGACAACTTCCTCAAAGTAGGCACTGGATTtgcaatttcagtgtgtgtacttgtaattATATACGTAGTGTTGTCGTTTAACTGATCCGTTTTTCTAGCAATTAAGCAGCATTCCTGAGACAGCGAACAGTGAGGACATGCAGGAGTTCTTGGCTCTCAACTCAGATGCCTGCACATATTTTGGAAGGAAACCTGTCATCAAATCAAGAATTGATAAGGTGTGAACAGAGCTAACATCTAGTCCGATTAGGCTCATACTGTCTACTGAACTgataaagatttctttttcttttttgtcagacagatggaaaaaaaagttgatttttttttttaccttgacatgttttggctacaacctgtagccttcctcagaggggtcacttgatgttactgtgaccatgaacagggatgagggatcCTACACCTTATCCCTCACTTGGGATGCTGTCCTCTGTGGGATACCAGGCAGCAGGGGCCATAATCATCCCCTGTTGCCTGgcaaacctggataaaacagctgacaatgacacatcACAGTGACATCCAGTGACCcctctgaggaaggctacaggttgtagctgaaaaatgtcaaagttataaaaaaaaacaacaacttttttttttttcatctatctgacaaaaaagaaaaagaaatccttATTGAGCTAATATCAGCATATGCTGCAGCAGGTGCACATTCAGCCTTATAATCTTCATCTTTTGTCTTGTGTCCTCTCCCACTCAACTGCCAGATGATGGAGAATGCATTAGACACTTTAAAGACAGCTTTCCCTTATCCTGAACCCCTCAGTCCAACAGAGGAATCGGAAGTGGATGCTCCTCTGTACAGGTGAGTTCTCAGTCAGTCTAAAGtgagtaatattaaataaaatctcTGTAACAGATGATTTCTGGCTTTGTGTTTTATACCTCAGGAGGCTTATGTTCACAAGAAAAATGTCAGCAACTCTGAACATCCCAGAATTGCATCCTAAAGTCGCATACTGCTATAGTGAAGGCAGCAGTGTAAGTTGTCATATTTATCAAGGCTTTTTATTTGGTGCTACTCTGACTTTTTGTTTTCCCACCAAATAATAGTTTTGCTTTACTGTCGTCTGCTTTAGGTGCTCGGTGGTATGTCACTGTCCGGCCTGGAGAACTTTGTTAAGGAGCAGGAAAGACTTTTATGTGAGCCAACAGTGAAGGATAGTGAGGGGGCCCAGCTGAACTGTGAGGAGGCTGGCAAAAACACAAAGGCATCAGTGAAAACCCACAGCACAGGTAGAAGCTTGAAGAATGacagtttgtttgcttttttttaataatgagcTGATATTTTAACATGATGACAGACTTTCTGAAAATAATGATTTATTATCTCAAAGCAATGGAATACTTTCTTAAAGTATTTTTGCATCTAAAAGAGAGTGCAATTTTATACAGGTTTTACCACAGTCATGAACAGATCCTGTAACATAAAATGGTGTGGTAGTATCTCAACATAGATACAAGCTTTGTCAAAATAAAGAGGTAATATGTCAGAATAATAAGGATGTAATTTTAGTATCCCAATGTAATGAAATATCTTCTCAAAataattttctaaatattttttgtaTCTCAAGGTAATGACAATAACTACACTGTTGTCTGTAAAGTtgaaatcattttgttttcagacacattcctctttattcctatatttatattcatcagtaatcacctttgtccTGGTAcattgattacatactgagtcccagttacactttataaaTCAAGAATacatcacactgtcacaatcatttcatgagaagaggtaaaaatatttgatCTGCAGCGAGTAAAGTGTTTTTTGGTGCGTTGAGCCAACATGCAGTAACACTGGATGGCCACTTAAAGGCAGCAAAACTCTACTCTTGAATAATATTCCACCTCAGATGTGTTTTATCTGTATCTCATATGTGCTTTTTCTGGTGCCATAATTATAATTTGGTGCATTTACAGTATATCTTTTTGTGTGTGCTCTGCAGACACAGCTGTAGCAGATGTTGCTTTGAACATCCTGTGCTTGCTGATGAAGGACCAGTGGAGTTGGCTGTGCACTGAGAACATCCAGAAGACCATCAGGCTGCTCTTTGGCACCTTCATTGAGAGGTACAGCAGCTTTTTATTTAGCTTCCACAAGTATTGCTTTAATGTATATAAAGAGTAACATAAAAGTAAATCAGTCATAAAAAAGATAAAGTTGATCATTTTGCGAAATATATTAGTCAACAATCCTCTTCCATCAAAGTTATTAAAGAAATTATCAAAGACACGGTTGCACATTTTCCACTGTCGATATAATTTGctcattaaaatgtttaaaatgtatgTTACAGCTGACCATACAAACAATGGGTCCTCAATGTGCACAAAAGACAGTTGTGGAGGTACTTTGTAGTTTCTACTACTTGATTGTTGCATGTCGTATTTTCCCAAACCTTTCAAAATATGATTTCTCTCCTTAACTACATCGTTTTTACCTCATTGTATACACAGTTTTAAACAAAGAGTTCTGTGGAATTACCACTGGGTTTTCTTTCAGTCTCAGTCTGTGGGAATGGTGCTTTTCTAATCTCTTGTGGTCTGCTATCATTATTGCTGGCCTCTGCATGCGCCTCTGGGAGTTTTAGGGTTCATTTAGCATGTCAGTAAATAATGGTCATGCTCTTACagggttttattttgatttaGGTGCCCTTGGTTCTGCTGCTTAATGCCTGCACGACTATCATTCCCTCTTATATCTTGATTGTACATGCAAAAAACTAACAAGatgttattttttaaaaacacagttgtaacaagtggtgccagggacaACAATACCTgtccctcgcacgtattgtagcttattttggcattgatctagctgatgtcatcatgtctgtgcgtgtgctgatgtcagcatatcagttgcctctgtatatgtgccaagtttgaagtaaattgaaaaaaaaaaatcataaaaaatcttaactttgacctacttttccctaaatataatgacatctattctgggtcactggcaatctataaacccaatttggtatgaattcaaccaatagttttgctgctaaagcattaacaacaaacaaacaaactgaaccaaaaataaaccaactaaacaaaccaaaacccttgcctcctctttggggacGGGGTAATAAATCCCTGACTTTTTTCTGTCTCAGGTGGTTGGATGTAGGAGTTGCCCACCTTACCAGTGCCCCCTGCTGGGTTATTTACCTACAAGTGATGCAGGAAGCGGTATGGCCAGGTGGGACGTTGCCTGCTCAGCCACATCCAGAACGCAGCGCTGCACAACAAGAAGAAACCAAAGAGCAATGTCTGGAATGCCTGATGCAGCTGCTACCAGGTATATAGAAGCCATCAGGGGCAGACTGTAGAGGTGTAAAGTGACTATGATCTGCATTGGTTTTGAAGTTTTTGTTTATGTGTCTGGGCAGAGCTCATCACTGACATGCTGGGCACTGAA
The Sphaeramia orbicularis chromosome 14, fSphaOr1.1, whole genome shotgun sequence DNA segment above includes these coding regions:
- the snx19a gene encoding LOW QUALITY PROTEIN: sorting nexin-19a (The sequence of the model RefSeq protein was modified relative to this genomic sequence to represent the inferred CDS: inserted 2 bases in 1 codon), yielding MLSTNGSDHWTLXECLGQRRVLGLGALVAWLVLFHLLVNVWLLCIFTSLLVVLGGWLGSRALLDANSPLHLEHFLPQGKINPPLFSPEHEWTLNHEIHSAAHKAVRDFVSSWYRTLLPEEEGGEFERAVLNSMLESVMELKERARRVDRKELIQRLLELYGCHLQSYMAAKQIQSTQDQSFSLWQIYSEVDAPHPAVTSAAAELNYSKALVNLVLHVLVPYPQMETRTGGYMVTELITCNVLLPLINRVSDPDWLNQTIVEIFTRSRESQEIDISTLPEAKLYRCEFQQESWTTCCSQSSSEPPGITSKSSSNPDDQQSQTTNNEFDSPQSSMVSLTSAGKVESCSADLLTPCKVNCCPLTPSCFSNSLESKMLLMDSLIPSDSEDNLARGFCDCGPPTNFCKGVGLKHDEPFGCFGTLRTLGPKVVVTENSQWPAGIAQDKVPTCPPRKLCLTSYNFDNPNNMAAPVKIQNVQITGTINTKEQRGTGTHPYTLYTVKFETSDSENGATLQPPTSHTVNRRYSEFLNLQTRLEEKSDVKKFIKNVKGPKRIFPDLSFGNPDNDKVESRKNQLDNFLKQLSSIPETANSEDMQEFLALNSDACTYFGRKPVIKSRIDKMMENALDTLKTAFPYPEPLSPTEESEVDAPLYRRLMFTRKMSATLNIPELHPKVAYCYSEGSSVLGGMSLSGLENFVKEQERLLCEPTVKDSEGAQLNCEEAGKNTKASVKTHSTDTAVADVALNILCLLMKDQWSWLCTENIQKTIRLLFGTFIERWLDVGVAHLTSAPCWVIYLQVMQEAVWPGGTLPAQPHPERSAAQQEETKEQCLECLMQLLPELITDMLGTEKYRLSLETVLESLQDAQINKHLLYCICDLLLELLIPESRDEAFQTSLLQSLSKDTEKDYHHI